Proteins encoded in a region of the Petrotoga mexicana DSM 14811 genome:
- a CDS encoding site-specific DNA-methyltransferase — MAENKKYVELLWAGKYNKIDLSEKMPIEKPNLPFQTIETVNKPRAKGGNSLSLFPEDKYPENYPKDWKNLLIWGDNKLVMSSLIKQGWAGKINLIYIDPPFFTGADFSVKTKVGEEKIEKEPSIIEERAYKDTWSNGIASYLKYMYERLVLMRELLAEDGSIYVHLDWHVEHYVKVMMDEIFGYGGEGKPGFRSEILWAYRTGGAPGKDPGFSKKHDVILFYSKSDKPKFNKFKERIYYEKAFFTSQKDEAGRYYADVILRDVLEDEINLVIDNRLSKISVKPVINVSSERLDFDTQKPEGLLQILVMAATNPGDIVADFFCGSGTTLAVAEKLGRRWIGSDLSKFAIQVTRKRLLDIHNSKDLIEEKKNKYGQPARPFELWNIGNYETVYWQEREDEYLAFMLKLYQAQPLTGFKYLHGRKGDRAVHIGPLNAPVTMEEVEKVVIECRANNFNKADVLGWEWSYEVNELAKALAKKNDVDLRLVQIPSVNEIKSSLVGFDLQLLKIPDQIVEKELSKYIKFPEVAYLEIDTKTNGNEVVLKITDFQIPPTGELAEIASKVKDSRELIDYWAIDWDYKGDTFHNQWQSFRVKKNPKVDYEAKHKYDEAGEYQIMVKVVDVFGNDTNKVLKVMIK, encoded by the coding sequence GTGGCTGAAAATAAAAAATATGTAGAACTCCTATGGGCAGGAAAATATAACAAAATTGACTTGAGTGAAAAGATGCCCATTGAAAAACCAAATCTTCCATTTCAGACTATTGAGACGGTGAATAAGCCAAGAGCCAAAGGAGGAAACTCGCTTTCACTTTTTCCAGAGGATAAATATCCTGAAAACTATCCAAAGGATTGGAAGAATTTACTCATTTGGGGAGATAACAAATTGGTGATGTCTTCGTTGATAAAGCAAGGCTGGGCTGGAAAAATTAATTTAATCTACATTGATCCGCCGTTTTTTACGGGTGCGGATTTTTCTGTGAAAACAAAAGTTGGGGAGGAGAAAATAGAAAAAGAGCCTTCAATTATAGAAGAACGAGCTTACAAAGACACATGGAGCAATGGTATCGCTTCATATCTAAAGTATATGTATGAGCGATTAGTTTTAATGAGGGAGTTGCTGGCTGAGGACGGTTCTATTTATGTCCATTTGGATTGGCATGTAGAACATTATGTCAAAGTAATGATGGATGAAATTTTTGGGTATGGAGGAGAGGGTAAACCGGGATTCCGGAGCGAAATATTATGGGCTTATAGAACTGGTGGAGCACCAGGTAAAGACCCCGGTTTTTCTAAAAAGCATGATGTAATACTATTTTATTCCAAATCAGATAAACCAAAGTTTAACAAATTCAAAGAGAGAATTTATTATGAAAAAGCATTCTTCACTTCACAGAAAGACGAGGCTGGTAGATATTATGCTGATGTGATTCTTCGGGATGTATTGGAAGATGAGATTAATCTTGTTATTGACAATAGATTATCAAAAATAAGCGTGAAACCTGTAATTAATGTTTCATCTGAAAGATTGGATTTTGATACTCAAAAACCAGAAGGCTTACTTCAAATATTGGTTATGGCAGCAACAAATCCCGGAGACATCGTTGCAGATTTCTTCTGTGGTTCAGGCACAACCTTAGCGGTTGCTGAAAAACTTGGCAGGCGATGGATAGGCTCAGATTTATCCAAGTTTGCAATCCAAGTTACAAGAAAAAGGCTTTTAGATATTCACAATTCAAAAGATCTGATAGAAGAAAAGAAAAATAAATATGGTCAGCCCGCAAGGCCTTTTGAACTCTGGAACATTGGAAACTATGAAACTGTTTATTGGCAGGAGAGAGAAGATGAATATCTTGCCTTTATGCTCAAACTTTATCAGGCACAACCTTTAACTGGTTTTAAATATTTACATGGAAGAAAAGGAGACAGAGCAGTTCATATAGGACCTTTGAACGCTCCTGTTACGATGGAAGAAGTTGAAAAAGTAGTAATTGAATGTAGGGCAAACAACTTCAATAAGGCAGATGTTCTTGGCTGGGAATGGAGTTATGAAGTTAATGAACTCGCCAAAGCATTGGCAAAGAAGAACGATGTTGATTTAAGGCTTGTTCAGATTCCTTCTGTAAATGAAATAAAATCATCGCTTGTTGGTTTTGATTTGCAGTTATTGAAGATTCCGGACCAGATTGTTGAAAAAGAGTTATCAAAATATATTAAATTCCCAGAGGTTGCATATCTCGAAATTGACACTAAAACGAATGGAAATGAAGTCGTACTCAAAATCACTGATTTCCAAATCCCACCCACAGGAGAACTCGCAGAGATTGCCAGTAAAGTAAAAGACTCAAGGGAACTCATAGATTACTGGGCAATTGATTGGGATTACAAAGGCGATACCTTTCACAATCAATGGCAGAGTTTCAGGGTGAAAAAGAATCCTAAAGTCGATTATGAGGCAAAACACAAATACGATGAAGCAGGCGAATACCAGATAATGGTTAAGGTGGTGGATGTTTTTGGGAATGACACGAATAAGGTTTTGAAGGTGATGATAAAATGA
- a CDS encoding DEAD/DEAH box helicase, which translates to MRPTDLLQPEQRRPSKAYLVNELRKAVYTWREEGYPKVTPTTKRLLQFWFEEDHLVEKEFFQFWFCQREAIETLIYVYEVMKKRNFIDIARDFGAGPIQGYDPSYDQYPLYAFKMATGSGKTYVMALSIVWQYFNYKKENKDDYTSKYLLIAGEKNVIYDRLTRDFKDGKIFRELPLIPLEWQEEFDLKVILKEDPIHIIPEAVLFLTNIQQLEQRESKKKEVEQYIDKVMELPEVYNVSDIYQENRIKEVLTTCPNIMILKDEAHHIYSFEKAWKKILLELNKDLVSQYGKGINMELDFSATPKTENGALFPWIIVDFSLKEAIEMNIVKLPLKGLVKGAKEIASKKTVERYRAWIDAGIRRWREYKDKLKPLSKKPVLFFQCPENEEADEIYEYLNSAVPDLKDKVLLIHTNSTGEVKKADLSKAREFAKTIDDPDPEKNPYEAIVSTMMLNEGWDVRNVNVIVGLRSYTSKRKVLPEQVIGRGLRKMFLEEDANVDESINILEVIGPPGLMDILEELETQEGIKFAEFDTGKSLNLTTIYVDENKLDKDIEIPVLSPRILLREFQLEEVEVDKLPPLAIPLENKILEMEYVAVDMLKGMEIIKRKWDLPVPQDSKSVIAYYTDQILKQLKIRGAFSSFYPLVKKYVMEKLFSEKVDLDDPRVLYMLSSPEVQERLTRLFVEAFKNMTFIEMEPEKIYFIKLSDTSPFPSSKMVYPADRCIFNYVPCDNDFELDFAKFLDRAEDVLAFSKIVPKIGFFVEYRDSDGNLKLYYPDFVILTDKNERLIVETKGREDVDVKHKDKRMKLWCEDATKITKSKWIFIRINQEDFEKYRFKSIEELTSTLKDVG; encoded by the coding sequence ATGAGACCTACTGATCTTTTACAACCCGAACAGAGACGCCCAAGTAAGGCATATTTAGTCAACGAACTCCGAAAAGCAGTATACACATGGCGAGAAGAAGGCTATCCAAAAGTTACACCCACAACAAAAAGGCTTCTGCAGTTTTGGTTTGAAGAAGACCATTTAGTAGAAAAAGAGTTCTTTCAATTCTGGTTTTGTCAGAGGGAAGCTATTGAAACGCTGATATACGTTTATGAAGTAATGAAAAAACGGAATTTCATTGATATAGCAAGGGATTTCGGTGCCGGACCTATACAAGGTTATGACCCCTCCTATGATCAATATCCACTTTATGCCTTCAAAATGGCTACAGGTTCTGGTAAGACCTATGTAATGGCATTGAGCATTGTTTGGCAGTATTTCAATTATAAGAAAGAGAACAAAGATGATTATACCTCAAAGTATCTGCTCATAGCAGGAGAAAAAAATGTAATTTATGATAGGCTGACAAGAGATTTCAAAGATGGCAAGATTTTCCGAGAATTGCCGCTTATTCCTCTTGAGTGGCAAGAGGAGTTCGACTTGAAAGTGATCCTTAAGGAGGATCCAATCCATATAATTCCAGAAGCAGTGTTGTTTTTGACCAATATTCAACAGTTAGAACAAAGGGAGAGTAAAAAGAAAGAAGTAGAGCAGTATATAGATAAAGTTATGGAATTGCCTGAGGTTTATAATGTTTCCGATATCTATCAGGAAAACAGGATAAAAGAGGTTCTTACCACTTGCCCTAATATAATGATCTTGAAAGATGAAGCCCACCACATATACAGTTTTGAAAAGGCATGGAAGAAGATACTTTTGGAACTTAACAAAGACTTGGTCTCTCAATATGGCAAAGGCATCAATATGGAACTCGATTTTTCTGCCACGCCCAAAACTGAAAATGGAGCTTTATTTCCATGGATCATTGTTGATTTTTCATTGAAAGAAGCCATAGAAATGAATATCGTGAAATTGCCGCTGAAGGGGCTTGTAAAGGGTGCTAAAGAAATCGCTTCTAAAAAAACAGTTGAGAGATACAGAGCTTGGATTGATGCGGGAATAAGAAGATGGAGGGAATACAAGGATAAATTAAAGCCCTTATCAAAAAAGCCAGTACTGTTCTTTCAGTGCCCAGAAAATGAAGAGGCAGATGAGATATATGAGTATCTGAACTCTGCTGTTCCAGACCTTAAAGATAAGGTATTATTGATACATACAAATAGCACTGGAGAAGTTAAAAAAGCAGATCTATCTAAAGCGAGAGAGTTTGCAAAGACAATTGATGATCCAGATCCTGAAAAAAATCCATACGAAGCAATAGTAAGCACAATGATGTTAAATGAGGGATGGGACGTTAGAAATGTAAATGTGATTGTGGGACTTCGATCTTACACATCAAAAAGGAAGGTGCTCCCAGAACAAGTTATAGGAAGAGGTTTAAGAAAAATGTTTCTTGAAGAAGATGCAAATGTTGATGAATCAATAAACATCCTCGAAGTTATTGGACCACCAGGCTTGATGGATATTCTTGAGGAATTAGAAACCCAAGAGGGTATCAAGTTCGCTGAATTCGATACTGGAAAATCCCTTAATTTAACAACTATATATGTAGATGAGAATAAGCTGGATAAAGATATCGAGATTCCTGTGCTCTCTCCGAGGATTCTCCTGAGGGAATTTCAATTGGAGGAGGTTGAGGTTGATAAATTACCTCCGCTTGCAATACCATTAGAAAACAAAATCTTAGAAATGGAATATGTGGCTGTAGATATGCTAAAAGGAATGGAAATTATAAAAAGAAAATGGGATTTGCCTGTACCGCAGGATTCAAAAAGTGTCATTGCCTATTATACTGACCAGATACTCAAGCAGTTGAAAATAAGAGGAGCATTTTCTAGTTTTTACCCCCTCGTAAAAAAATATGTCATGGAAAAATTATTCAGCGAAAAAGTTGACCTCGATGACCCAAGAGTTCTTTATATGTTAAGTTCTCCTGAGGTTCAGGAGAGGTTAACAAGATTGTTTGTAGAAGCATTCAAAAATATGACTTTTATAGAAATGGAGCCAGAAAAGATATATTTTATTAAACTTTCAGACACGTCTCCTTTCCCCTCGTCAAAAATGGTTTATCCTGCCGATAGATGTATCTTCAACTATGTTCCTTGCGATAACGATTTTGAATTGGATTTTGCCAAGTTTCTAGACAGAGCTGAAGATGTGTTAGCGTTCAGTAAAATAGTTCCCAAAATTGGTTTTTTTGTAGAATATAGAGATTCTGATGGAAATCTTAAGTTATACTATCCGGATTTCGTCATATTGACAGACAAGAACGAACGTTTGATTGTTGAAACAAAGGGTAGGGAAGATGTCGATGTTAAACACAAAGACAAAAGAATGAAATTGTGGTGTGAAGATGCTACTAAAATTACAAAAAGTAAATGGATTTTCATACGAATAAATCAAGAGGATTTTGAGAAATATAGATTTAAAAGCATTGAAGAGTTGACTTCAACTCTAAAAGATGTCGGGTGA
- a CDS encoding transposase: MTTYLLLKNPNNLTKKDKVRLDELMEYQHLDTVQAYGLVLEFKKMFDYKKPSYIAKYFKR, encoded by the coding sequence ATGACAACGTACTTGCTATTAAAAAATCCTAACAACCTTACTAAGAAAGATAAAGTTAGACTCGATGAATTGATGGAATATCAACACCTTGACACAGTTCAAGCCTACGGATTGGTACTTGAATTTAAGAAGATGTTCGATTACAAGAAACCTTCTTATATAGCTAAGTATTTTAAAAGATAG
- a CDS encoding type II toxin-antitoxin system RnlA family toxin, whose amino-acid sequence MSKSVSNTDRIAKVFTDYCASKNYQVKQTSEEKDLRLDISNYYYRTIVKIYYTDKVLIQGKQNLLKDEMENLKSDYEKNPQSFIGGEIKEIKSCTTRYDIMLVELRSKIKESLNTLEATVEITENPTPAIEYRAKIARNNFSITLTQYNNGTLLLQGKMDKLFEDCCNLIERIANPSEKDVIARFISSDEKNLEFFAAKYTPELLDIAEDNVKKKIGLVYNYLETYDRKWFVASECLCLTKIPLPEFSPLVMPASKAFEGFVKKLLVGIGLFEPGYFNTKNANFSPLNDRNNQRRKTICEKETYADTMLKKISLCLDTNRNFMMHSDESKITKVDSPEKAEEKVNSIFKDTKEIFDYFNDNYDLISTRRDE is encoded by the coding sequence ATGTCTAAATCTGTTTCAAATACTGATAGGATAGCAAAAGTTTTTACTGATTACTGTGCTAGTAAAAACTACCAAGTCAAACAAACTTCAGAGGAAAAAGATTTGAGGCTTGATATATCAAACTATTACTATAGAACAATAGTAAAAATCTATTATACAGATAAGGTGCTAATTCAAGGTAAGCAAAACTTATTGAAGGATGAAATGGAAAATCTGAAATCTGATTATGAAAAAAATCCACAATCTTTTATTGGAGGTGAGATAAAAGAGATCAAATCGTGCACAACAAGATACGACATTATGCTAGTTGAACTCAGATCAAAAATAAAAGAATCTTTAAACACGCTTGAAGCAACAGTGGAAATTACCGAAAATCCAACCCCTGCTATTGAATATAGGGCTAAAATTGCTAGGAACAATTTTTCTATAACTTTAACCCAATACAATAATGGCACCTTATTACTTCAAGGGAAAATGGATAAGCTTTTTGAGGATTGCTGTAACCTGATTGAAAGAATTGCTAACCCATCAGAGAAGGACGTGATAGCCAGATTCATATCAAGCGACGAAAAGAATTTGGAGTTTTTTGCAGCTAAATATACTCCTGAGCTCTTAGATATAGCTGAAGACAATGTAAAGAAAAAAATAGGCCTTGTTTATAATTATCTTGAGACTTATGATAGAAAATGGTTTGTAGCTTCCGAATGTCTCTGCTTAACTAAGATTCCTTTACCTGAGTTCTCCCCGTTGGTAATGCCTGCATCAAAGGCATTTGAGGGTTTTGTAAAAAAACTTCTTGTTGGGATAGGGCTTTTCGAACCAGGCTATTTCAATACAAAAAATGCAAATTTTTCGCCTCTGAATGATAGGAACAACCAAAGAAGAAAGACTATTTGTGAAAAAGAAACATACGCTGACACAATGCTCAAAAAAATTAGTCTGTGTCTCGATACGAACAGAAACTTTATGATGCATAGTGACGAGAGTAAAATTACCAAAGTTGATTCGCCAGAAAAAGCAGAGGAGAAGGTCAACAGCATATTTAAGGATACAAAAGAAATATTTGACTATTTTAATGACAATTATGATTTAATCTCCACAAGAAGAGATGAGTGA
- the rnhC gene encoding ribonuclease HIII produces the protein MEQKNRLLESYKHIRSALESNNFIVSDCKEIAYGVQFTVSTLNWSGLIRIYQNEKGVLKIDYSQLNSKANVIKIQTLIESKEIPSGSKNLNKNVGLGFPIIGTDESGKGDFFGPLVSAGVYVNEQSAKKLIECGVKDSKKLSDAKNLELAQKVTKICKGRFAIIEISPEKYNSLYEQLKKEKKSLNSLLAWGHAKAIEEVLSKVDCKVAIADQFADESFILSKLQERGKNLRLIQMHRAEQNIAVAAASILARARFLEKLSKLSNEYKINLSKGVSQTVIESGKKIVATYGKDILRKVAKLHFKTTNDVLNKQSKRRIYITEQVQIANEFRKIGDFEDAFPFDRYL, from the coding sequence ATGGAACAAAAAAATAGACTTCTTGAGAGTTATAAACATATAAGATCCGCACTAGAAAGCAACAATTTCATTGTATCTGATTGTAAAGAGATTGCTTATGGTGTGCAGTTTACCGTCTCTACTCTTAACTGGTCTGGACTAATTAGAATTTATCAAAACGAGAAGGGTGTTTTGAAAATCGATTATTCGCAACTTAATAGTAAAGCAAATGTGATAAAAATCCAAACTTTGATAGAAAGTAAAGAAATACCATCTGGTTCAAAAAATTTAAATAAAAATGTTGGACTAGGATTCCCTATTATCGGCACAGATGAATCGGGGAAAGGTGATTTCTTCGGGCCCTTAGTTAGCGCTGGTGTCTATGTAAATGAGCAATCTGCAAAAAAATTGATTGAATGTGGCGTAAAGGATAGTAAGAAACTTAGCGATGCTAAGAACTTAGAACTTGCCCAGAAAGTAACTAAAATATGTAAAGGGCGCTTTGCGATTATTGAAATATCTCCAGAAAAATACAATAGCTTATATGAGCAATTAAAAAAGGAAAAGAAAAGTCTAAATTCATTACTTGCCTGGGGACATGCAAAAGCTATAGAGGAAGTTCTTTCAAAAGTTGATTGTAAGGTTGCAATCGCTGATCAATTTGCAGACGAAAGCTTTATCCTTAGTAAACTTCAAGAAAGAGGTAAAAACCTGCGACTTATACAGATGCACAGAGCTGAACAAAACATAGCTGTGGCAGCAGCATCGATTCTAGCACGAGCAAGGTTTTTAGAAAAACTATCTAAACTATCAAATGAATATAAAATAAACTTGTCTAAAGGTGTATCGCAGACAGTTATAGAAAGTGGGAAGAAGATTGTTGCCACATATGGAAAAGATATTCTCAGAAAAGTAGCCAAATTACATTTCAAAACAACTAATGATGTCCTTAACAAACAGTCGAAACGTAGAATATATATAACAGAACAAGTACAAATAGCTAATGAATTTAGAAAAATAGGGGATTTTGAGGATGCATTTCCATTTGATAGATATTTATGA
- a CDS encoding thymidine kinase → MATGNLVVIVGPMYSGKTSELISFIEIYTLGKKKIKVFKPLLDKRYNETYIVSHSNTSVKAIPINNSAEILPQLEGDEKAVFIDEIQFLDEPLREVVVEMINSGKDVYCAGLDLSYKNNPFKVTSLLMAHADTVIKKKAVCHECGEYRGTISYKIVENGGEIDVGGFEKYIAVCRDCYLKLNEKKQNQNKS, encoded by the coding sequence ATGGCAACAGGAAATTTAGTAGTAATTGTTGGACCTATGTATTCTGGTAAAACTTCCGAATTAATCTCTTTCATTGAAATTTACACCCTCGGGAAAAAGAAGATAAAAGTCTTTAAACCTTTGTTAGATAAGAGATACAATGAAACTTACATTGTATCGCATTCTAATACTTCCGTTAAAGCAATTCCCATAAATAATTCCGCTGAAATTTTACCTCAGCTTGAGGGAGACGAAAAAGCGGTTTTTATAGATGAAATCCAGTTTTTAGACGAGCCTCTTAGAGAAGTGGTTGTCGAGATGATCAATTCTGGTAAGGATGTTTATTGTGCGGGCTTGGATTTGAGTTATAAAAATAATCCATTCAAAGTTACCTCACTTTTAATGGCCCATGCAGACACGGTGATTAAAAAGAAAGCTGTTTGCCATGAATGTGGAGAGTATAGAGGTACAATATCTTACAAAATTGTGGAAAACGGTGGAGAAATAGATGTTGGTGGTTTTGAAAAATATATCGCCGTCTGTAGAGATTGTTACTTGAAGTTGAATGAAAAAAAACAAAATCAAAATAAATCATAA
- a CDS encoding aldo/keto reductase, with protein MRITNIYDKAELANKVKIPWLGYGTYKAHGDELIEGVKYALSIGYRLIDTAEMYENEEEIGKAIRQSKIPRDEIFITSKVWNTNQGFESTLNSFENSLKRLGTDYLDLYLIHWPVSGKYIETWKALEKLYKEGRVRAIGVSNFLIHHLQDIINNCEITPMVNQVEFHPYLLQRDLLDYCQRNKIQLEAWSPLMRGRVLNISQIVDIANKYKKTPAQIVLRWDLQHGVVTIPKSVHKERIKENADIFDFELTEEEMKIIDNLDQGKRFGANPDDF; from the coding sequence ATGCGAATTACAAACATCTACGATAAAGCGGAATTAGCCAACAAAGTGAAAATTCCTTGGTTGGGATATGGGACATACAAAGCCCATGGAGATGAATTGATAGAGGGTGTAAAGTACGCTTTAAGTATAGGATACAGATTGATAGATACCGCTGAAATGTACGAAAACGAAGAAGAGATAGGTAAAGCAATCAGACAGAGTAAAATACCAAGAGATGAAATTTTTATAACCTCAAAAGTATGGAATACGAATCAAGGTTTTGAAAGTACTTTAAACTCTTTTGAGAATTCATTAAAAAGATTGGGAACAGATTATTTAGATTTATACTTAATTCACTGGCCTGTAAGTGGAAAATATATAGAAACCTGGAAAGCCCTTGAAAAGTTATATAAGGAAGGTAGAGTAAGGGCTATTGGTGTGAGTAATTTTTTAATTCATCATCTCCAAGATATAATAAATAACTGTGAAATTACCCCTATGGTGAATCAAGTAGAATTTCATCCATACTTATTGCAAAGAGATCTTTTAGATTATTGTCAAAGGAACAAAATACAGCTTGAAGCTTGGAGTCCTTTAATGAGAGGAAGAGTCTTAAACATTTCTCAGATAGTAGACATAGCAAATAAGTATAAAAAAACTCCCGCACAAATAGTATTAAGATGGGACCTGCAACATGGCGTGGTAACTATTCCCAAATCTGTACACAAGGAAAGAATAAAAGAAAATGCTGATATTTTCGACTTCGAACTAACAGAGGAAGAAATGAAGATAATAGACAATTTAGATCAGGGTAAAAGATTTGGAGCAAATCCCGATGATTTTTAA
- a CDS encoding methyltransferase — protein sequence MKVDEVIKKVNSDQKPIKEKEIKRTPSFEHYYSENPTSELTVKELILKLRNGHKYLFKAPSGVYGKKRIDRASILLIEKVELTNEKVLDIGCGYGAIGIALKKEFPDIDLYMSDINNRAVDFSKINAKNNNVNAVIKQGNLFKPWEDDYFDVIVTNPPIVAGKKVLHELIEGSYYHLNENGKMYLVAYHNKGGKALESYMEQIFGNVKELEKSGGFRVYFSIKRG from the coding sequence ATGAAAGTTGATGAGGTAATCAAAAAAGTTAATAGCGATCAGAAACCCATTAAAGAAAAAGAAATCAAAAGAACACCTTCTTTTGAGCATTACTACAGCGAAAACCCAACGTCAGAATTAACTGTAAAAGAATTAATTTTAAAATTAAGAAACGGGCATAAGTATCTATTTAAAGCCCCATCTGGGGTGTATGGGAAGAAAAGAATAGACAGGGCAAGCATTTTATTGATTGAAAAAGTAGAACTAACAAATGAAAAAGTTTTAGACATTGGATGCGGATACGGAGCAATAGGTATAGCCTTAAAAAAAGAGTTTCCTGACATCGATCTGTATATGAGTGACATAAATAACAGAGCCGTTGATTTTTCTAAAATAAACGCTAAAAACAACAATGTAAACGCTGTGATCAAACAAGGAAATCTATTCAAACCATGGGAAGATGATTACTTCGATGTCATTGTTACCAACCCTCCAATAGTCGCTGGTAAGAAAGTATTACATGAACTGATCGAAGGATCCTATTACCATTTGAATGAGAATGGCAAGATGTATTTAGTTGCTTACCACAATAAGGGTGGGAAAGCATTAGAAAGTTACATGGAACAAATTTTTGGTAACGTAAAAGAGCTAGAAAAATCTGGAGGTTTTAGAGTTTATTTTTCAATAAAGAGGGGTTAG
- a CDS encoding energy-coupling factor ABC transporter ATP-binding protein: protein MFFGCKNLSFSYYEKKVLTNINLDVKKGEFIGLVGSNGSGKSTLLKLLCGILSPQEGEVIIKDQKLDEHNRIKVGYIFQNPENQIIGVTVEEDVAFGLENIGVPREKMLERIEWALSTVGLEGLNHADPNALSGGQKQRLAIASILAMEPEIILMDEPTSMLDPKGRNEIYKVIHNLREIGETIIIATHHSSDLEHVDKIIALNDGEIVYEGDKDQFYKNNVIQSELPFNEKINRHFHTDLKKLVDELCR from the coding sequence ATGTTTTTTGGATGCAAAAATCTTTCTTTCAGTTATTATGAAAAAAAGGTACTAACAAATATCAATTTAGACGTCAAAAAAGGCGAGTTTATTGGATTAGTTGGGAGTAATGGAAGTGGAAAATCTACGCTTCTAAAGCTTCTTTGTGGTATTTTATCCCCTCAAGAGGGAGAAGTAATTATCAAAGATCAAAAATTAGATGAACATAATAGAATAAAGGTAGGTTATATTTTTCAAAACCCTGAAAATCAAATTATAGGGGTCACCGTCGAAGAGGACGTAGCTTTTGGGTTAGAAAACATAGGGGTCCCAAGAGAGAAAATGCTAGAAAGAATCGAATGGGCCCTTTCAACGGTAGGGTTAGAAGGGTTGAACCACGCAGACCCCAATGCATTATCTGGAGGGCAAAAACAAAGACTTGCAATAGCCTCTATTCTGGCAATGGAACCTGAGATTATACTTATGGATGAACCTACTTCAATGCTAGATCCAAAAGGTCGAAATGAAATCTATAAAGTTATACACAATCTCAGAGAAATAGGAGAAACGATTATAATTGCTACTCATCATTCTTCTGACCTGGAACATGTAGACAAAATCATCGCTCTCAACGATGGAGAGATTGTTTATGAAGGAGACAAGGATCAATTTTACAAGAATAACGTTATCCAATCTGAGCTACCTTTCAACGAAAAAATTAACAGACATTTTCATACGGATTTGAAAAAGTTGGTTGATGAACTATGTCGATAA
- a CDS encoding ATP-binding cassette domain-containing protein, whose translation MSIILEDVSFTYSLNTPFQKTALTNINIEIKKGDLWLFVGHTGSGKTTLMSLLNGLLIPQQGRVLVERLSTKDKKVNIKDIRKKIGIVFQYPESQFFLPTVREEIMFAPKNFGVQLSDDLLKYYLDLVKLPESYLEKNPFELSGGEMRKVAIISVLSYNPDYIIFDEPTVGLDYLTKTSIFNLIKELHNLGKTIIISTHWIDEFASLKPKVLLLKKGEEAFKGNFDDFVLLDEKTLWEAGIIFNEKMQLYKCAIKSGKKELAEKISSI comes from the coding sequence ATGTCGATAATACTTGAAGATGTAAGTTTTACTTACTCCTTGAATACACCTTTTCAAAAGACAGCCTTAACAAATATAAATATAGAAATTAAGAAAGGTGATTTGTGGTTATTCGTTGGACATACAGGATCCGGGAAAACTACGTTAATGAGTTTACTGAATGGATTACTCATACCTCAACAAGGACGAGTGTTAGTTGAGAGACTATCCACAAAGGACAAAAAGGTCAACATAAAAGATATCAGAAAGAAAATAGGTATAGTTTTTCAATACCCAGAATCGCAATTTTTTCTTCCCACAGTAAGGGAAGAAATAATGTTTGCACCAAAAAATTTTGGGGTTCAACTAAGTGATGATTTACTAAAGTACTATTTAGACTTGGTAAAGTTACCGGAATCATACCTTGAAAAAAATCCATTTGAACTCTCAGGAGGAGAAATGAGAAAGGTAGCGATTATCTCTGTTCTCTCCTATAACCCTGATTATATAATCTTTGACGAACCCACTGTTGGATTGGATTACCTGACAAAAACTTCTATATTCAACCTTATAAAAGAACTTCACAACTTGGGAAAGACCATAATAATATCAACCCACTGGATAGACGAATTCGCCAGTTTGAAACCTAAAGTACTGTTGTTAAAAAAAGGCGAAGAAGCTTTTAAAGGCAATTTTGATGATTTTGTTTTGCTAGATGAAAAAACTCTTTGGGAAGCTGGTATAATATTCAATGAAAAGATGCAATTGTATAAATGTGCTATAAAATCAGGAAAAAAGGAATTAGCTGAAAAGATTTCATCTATTTAA